The following are encoded together in the Penicillium digitatum chromosome 3, complete sequence genome:
- a CDS encoding Butirosin biosynthesis, BtrG-like has product MPSDPTILQPAERHTQVPIPPPITKPPQYPDYLYFAYGSNLSPSQMKARCRINPTHSATPVAIAILPQWRWLICEAGYANVLPPPGRRVANQDSETAQKIPISGSEDAVYGVLYQMDVGDERILDGYEGVDTGAAGAGAEDGVPVSIRPRVQGDGSYNKWVVEADVVMWVGWDGGG; this is encoded by the coding sequence ATGCCTTCCGACCCAACCATCCTCCAACCAGCAGAAAGACACACCCAAGTCCCAATCCCCCCGCCAATCACAAAACCACCTCAATACCCAGATTACCTCTACTTCGCCTACGGCTCCAACCTCTCCCCATCTCAAATGAAAGCCCGCTGCCGTATAAACCCTACCCACTCCGCCACCCCGGTAGCGATCGCAATCCTCCCACAATGGCGCTGGTTAATCTGCGAAGCGGGCTACGCAAACGTTCTCCCACCGCCTGGTCGACGCGTCGCGAATCAAGACTCCGAGACCGCACAGAAGATCCCTATTTCTGGGTCCGAAGATGCGGTCTACGGCGTTCTTTACCAGATGGATGTTGGCGATGAGAGGATTCTGGATGGTTATGAGGGCGTTGATACAGGTGCTGCTGGTGCGGGAGCTGAGGATGGTGTGCCCGTGTCGATCAGGCCTCGAGTGCAGGGAGATGGGTCTTATAATAAGTGGGTTGTTGAGGCGGATGTTGTGATGTGGGTTGGATGGGACGGAGGGGGTTAG
- a CDS encoding Phosphoribosyltransferase — translation MSSTLPDASKVGLPASDATSAAELASLKVRLRAALRQFPDFPSPGILFEDILPIFADPSLHEALIRSLELHIIANHGGQKPDVIVGLEARGFLMGPSLALRLGASFVPVRKQGKLPGPCETQGYEKEYGQDFFQMQADSIKPGQKVLVIDDIIATGGSAKAGGELIQKMGGELLGFIFLLELEFLHGRDKLPAPVYTLLSGQA, via the exons ATGTCTTCCACTCTCCCAGATGCCTCCAAAGTCGGACTCCCCGCCTCCGATGCCACCAGCGCCGCCGAACTCGCCAGTCTTAAGGTAAGACTGCGTGCCGCCCTACGCCAGTTCCCGGATTTCCCCTCTCCGGGAATCTTGTTCGAGGACATCCTGCCTATTTTCGCCGATCCTTCTTTGCATGAGGCCCTGATCCGCTCCCTGGAACTTCACATCATCGCCAACCACGGTGGCCAGAAGCCCGATGTCATTGTCGGTCTCGAGGCCCGTGGCTTCCTGATGGGTCCCAGCCTGGCGCTGCGTCTAGGTGCCAGCTTCGTCCCCGTGCGCAAGCAGGGCAAGCTCCCCGGTCCTTGTGAGACTCAGGGCTACGAGAAGGAGTATGGTCAGGATTTCTTCCAGATGCAGGCCGATTCTATCAAGCCCGGCCAGAAGGTCCTCGTCATTGACGACATTATTGCTACTG GTGGCTCCGCCAAGGCCGGTGGTGAGCTGATTCAGAAGATGGGCGGCGAGCTCCTcggcttcatcttcctcctcgaaCTGGAGTTCTTGCACGGACGCGACAAGCTCCCTGCGCCGGTTTACACTCTCCTCTCTGGCCAGGCTTAA